A genome region from Rickettsiales endosymbiont of Stachyamoeba lipophora includes the following:
- a CDS encoding DEAD/DEAH box helicase: protein MSFNINFTSEQLEALNAIRAGKNLFITGEAGTGKSYFLQIIKDLFYSKGLTLTASTGIAALNVGGMTLHSFASLGTGERPAEQIIKFILSGKGTQTRRRIKATKILAIDEISMISADILDKLNIIFKGVKGNNLPFGGIQLLLIGDFLQLPPVSKNDYDANYCFESYAWEEAAIEIYNFTKIFRQEDIEFINILNNARKGMITRNNLEALQTRVLKPHRNVTYLSTHNIHVNKINFDYLASIATKGHLFRAKTSGNEPYLSNLIKGLVVDQELELKIDAKVMIVTNLYYKEGIINGSIGRVTAFVEEGNKLLPQITFNNGYQKIIDYNEWSIEDYNKDGHLEIQAKVMQLPLTLAWAITIHKSQGLTIDELFCNLKQSFVAGQAYVALSRARSLEGLYLSSIESKYFFANQRVLEFLEY from the coding sequence GTGAGTTTTAATATCAATTTTACCAGTGAACAATTAGAAGCCTTAAACGCCATACGCGCCGGTAAAAATTTATTTATTACTGGTGAAGCGGGTACAGGTAAATCTTATTTTCTTCAAATCATTAAAGATCTTTTTTATAGTAAGGGCCTAACTCTTACGGCTAGTACTGGCATAGCTGCACTTAATGTTGGTGGCATGACGCTTCATTCTTTTGCAAGCTTAGGAACAGGAGAAAGACCGGCTGAACAAATTATTAAATTTATATTATCAGGTAAGGGTACACAAACTAGAAGAAGAATCAAGGCGACCAAGATATTAGCTATTGATGAAATTTCTATGATCTCAGCAGATATTCTTGATAAATTAAATATTATATTTAAAGGAGTTAAAGGTAATAATCTGCCATTTGGCGGTATTCAGCTGCTGTTAATCGGAGATTTTTTACAATTACCGCCCGTTAGTAAAAATGATTATGATGCTAATTACTGTTTTGAATCTTATGCATGGGAAGAAGCAGCAATTGAAATCTATAATTTTACTAAAATTTTTAGGCAAGAAGATATTGAATTTATCAATATTCTAAATAATGCACGAAAAGGGATGATAACCAGGAATAATCTAGAGGCGTTGCAAACAAGAGTGCTTAAACCTCATCGTAATGTAACCTATCTTTCTACTCATAACATTCATGTAAATAAGATTAATTTTGATTATTTGGCAAGTATTGCTACTAAAGGTCATTTATTTAGAGCTAAAACAAGTGGTAATGAGCCTTATTTATCAAATTTAATTAAAGGCTTAGTGGTAGATCAAGAGCTTGAATTAAAAATAGATGCTAAGGTCATGATTGTAACCAATCTCTATTATAAGGAAGGTATAATTAATGGCTCCATAGGTAGAGTTACCGCTTTTGTAGAAGAAGGTAATAAACTCTTGCCTCAAATTACTTTTAATAATGGTTATCAAAAGATTATAGATTATAATGAATGGTCTATTGAAGATTATAATAAAGATGGGCATTTGGAAATACAAGCCAAAGTCATGCAGTTACCTTTGACGCTTGCATGGGCTATCACTATTCATAAATCTCAAGGCCTAACTATTGATGAGCTATTTTGTAATTTAAAGCAAAGCTTTGTAGCCGGCCAAGCTTACGTAGCGTTATCTAGGGCAAGAAGCTTGGAAGGGCTTTATCTATCTTCTATTGAAAGTAAGTACTTTTTTGCTAACCAAAGGGTTTTAGAGTTCTTAGAATATTAG
- a CDS encoding ABC transporter ATP-binding protein: MKNSIFYTLWLYLKPYKSKLVGVLIALAFTSFSVLGIGRGVGYLIDQGLNKNDIALFDEALLILLCFAFALAIATFFRSMLMNVTCEKVAADIRKDVFDKIIYYPLEYFEKQSVADITSRLTNDITLVNSMIVNLLSTAIRNSILCVGGVILMVTTSYKLSLCVILTIPFIVIPIIFFAKNVKSVSQDYLAKTASIGVDLQEKLGAIHLIKVFAYETEQIANFHNVIHNVFLSAKIRVYERSKFAAIVIALVLSAVSFISWVGGKGVLNGSIMPGQLSSFIFYAIIVAASVGALAEMWSEFSKAKAALVRVFELLNFDKEARITAPVFMHDFSINFDKVSFSYPSNLDKKVLNNFSLNINEGEKIAIVGYSGSGKTTIFSLLLNLYNNYDGKINIGGIDAKLVPLKDLRSVFSIVPQETQIFSTSIINNIKFANPQASEEEVVKAAEMAEIHHFIMSLPDDYSTFVGERGMRLSGGQKQRIAIARAFLRNAPILLLDEATSSLDVEHEFHIQKAINKLMQDKTTIIISHRLSTIIKADKIIVLDQGEMVSQGTHQELLSKCDIYQKLYNLTFEK, from the coding sequence ATGAAAAATAGCATTTTTTATACACTCTGGTTGTATCTGAAACCTTATAAATCAAAGTTGGTGGGTGTTTTAATTGCTTTAGCTTTCACCTCGTTTTCAGTTTTAGGGATTGGTAGGGGGGTTGGATATTTAATCGATCAGGGGCTGAATAAAAATGATATTGCTTTATTTGATGAAGCTTTGCTTATCTTGTTGTGTTTTGCTTTTGCCTTAGCTATTGCTACCTTTTTTAGATCTATGTTGATGAATGTAACTTGTGAAAAAGTAGCAGCAGATATTAGAAAAGATGTTTTTGATAAAATCATTTATTATCCTTTAGAGTACTTTGAAAAACAGAGTGTTGCAGATATTACCTCACGTTTAACTAATGATATTACCTTAGTAAATTCAATGATAGTGAATCTGCTTTCAACTGCTATTAGGAATAGTATTCTATGTGTGGGTGGTGTAATTCTAATGGTGACCACCAGCTATAAATTAAGCTTGTGTGTTATTTTAACTATTCCGTTTATAGTAATACCTATAATTTTTTTTGCTAAAAACGTTAAAAGCGTATCCCAAGATTATTTGGCTAAAACGGCCAGTATTGGAGTGGACTTACAAGAAAAGTTGGGAGCAATTCATTTAATAAAAGTTTTTGCTTATGAAACAGAGCAAATAGCTAATTTCCATAATGTAATTCATAATGTTTTTTTAAGTGCCAAAATAAGAGTATATGAACGCTCTAAGTTTGCTGCAATTGTTATTGCGCTTGTATTATCTGCTGTGAGTTTTATTTCATGGGTAGGAGGCAAGGGGGTATTAAATGGTAGTATTATGCCTGGCCAGCTCTCCTCCTTTATTTTTTACGCCATTATAGTAGCAGCAAGTGTTGGAGCACTTGCAGAAATGTGGTCGGAATTTAGTAAAGCGAAAGCTGCACTTGTTAGAGTGTTTGAGTTGTTAAATTTTGATAAAGAAGCCCGTATTACCGCACCCGTATTTATGCATGATTTTAGTATTAACTTTGATAAAGTGAGCTTTTCTTATCCAAGTAATCTTGATAAAAAAGTCCTCAATAACTTCAGCTTAAATATAAATGAGGGGGAGAAGATTGCTATTGTAGGTTATTCTGGCAGTGGGAAAACTACAATTTTCTCATTACTTTTAAATTTATATAATAATTATGATGGTAAAATTAATATTGGTGGCATTGATGCTAAGTTGGTTCCTCTTAAAGATTTACGGTCAGTTTTTTCAATTGTACCTCAAGAAACTCAAATTTTTTCTACATCTATCATTAATAATATCAAATTTGCTAACCCTCAAGCTTCCGAAGAGGAGGTTGTAAAAGCTGCGGAAATGGCAGAAATACATCATTTTATTATGTCTTTACCCGATGATTATTCAACTTTTGTAGGAGAAAGAGGTATGCGTTTATCAGGGGGGCAAAAACAAAGAATAGCGATAGCAAGAGCATTTCTTAGAAATGCTCCGATATTATTACTTGATGAAGCAACTTCTAGTTTGGATGTAGAGCACGAATTTCATATTCAAAAAGCTATAAATAAATTAATGCAAGATAAAACGACAATCATTATATCTCATCGATTATCTACAATTATAAAAGCTGATAAAATTATTGTATTAGATCAAGGGGAAATGGTAAGCCAGGGTACCCATCAGGAATTGCTGAGTAAATGTGATATATATCAAAAACTATATAATTTAACTTTTGAAAAATAG
- a CDS encoding frataxin domain-containing protein yields the protein MNVIAKAKEEIEVLFDLIDAYDEYEVDLTQGILYIETDFGSYVINVHEVMQELWVSSPKTGAHHFKFDIIQQQWITAKNKELRELFTTELNIKF from the coding sequence ATGAATGTTATCGCAAAAGCAAAAGAAGAGATTGAGGTTTTATTTGATTTAATTGATGCATATGATGAGTATGAAGTGGACCTAACTCAAGGGATTCTTTATATTGAGACTGACTTTGGTAGTTATGTAATAAATGTACATGAGGTGATGCAAGAATTATGGGTTTCCTCTCCTAAAACCGGTGCTCATCATTTTAAATTTGATATTATCCAACAACAATGGATAACAGCAAAAAATAAAGAACTAAGAGAACTGTTCACAACTGAATTAAATATAAAATTTTAA
- a CDS encoding Tim44/TimA family putative adaptor protein, which yields MDLLFFAIIALFIAYKYYSMLGKRDGDDDLEIKKEEIKKRLHEELRFLDLNSSYENEENIVSREPIIISTDPTIVEIITKINETHPNFTEKFFLNGAKNVFEIIIKEYTTQNINGLKHWVNEEILNHFNKIIEHQKHKKQQLKVTMIKLDAEIVKGELQNNSARLTVKFASEQIILLYDDQNNIIQGNVKKPEKIEDIWVFEKKLKSPDQKWTLVKIENL from the coding sequence ATGGATTTATTATTTTTTGCAATCATTGCGCTCTTTATAGCTTATAAATATTATTCTATGCTTGGAAAACGCGACGGTGACGATGACTTAGAAATTAAAAAGGAAGAAATTAAAAAACGTTTACATGAAGAGTTACGCTTTCTAGATTTAAATTCTTCTTATGAAAATGAAGAAAATATTGTTAGTAGAGAGCCTATAATCATCTCTACCGATCCAACTATTGTAGAAATAATTACTAAAATTAATGAAACCCACCCTAATTTTACCGAAAAATTTTTCTTAAATGGGGCTAAGAATGTTTTTGAAATTATTATTAAGGAATATACTACCCAAAATATCAATGGTCTAAAACATTGGGTAAATGAAGAGATTTTAAATCATTTCAACAAAATTATTGAGCATCAAAAACACAAAAAACAGCAGCTAAAAGTTACAATGATCAAACTTGATGCTGAAATTGTGAAGGGAGAATTGCAAAACAATTCAGCAAGATTAACCGTGAAATTTGCAAGCGAACAAATAATCTTATTATACGATGATCAAAATAATATTATACAAGGTAATGTCAAAAAACCTGAGAAAATAGAAGATATTTGGGTTTTTGAGAAAAAACTTAAATCACCCGACCAAAAATGGACTTTGGTGAAAATCGAGAACCTATAA